In the genome of Peromyscus eremicus chromosome 1, PerEre_H2_v1, whole genome shotgun sequence, the window aggagatgagagaggagctaaaatgggaaagaactagatggatgagaacctagatggggcagaactaaggtgagagaattaagataacacttagaggggacagcagattaATGTAAGGAGAAAtcaagcaagaaaggagctaggcatgagaacagaatagAAGCTGTATAGAGAGAGAACTGACCAGAAGAATAAAATGTATGGACTGAGGAGTTTCGTgcacatagattcatttcttttcatcaaagatttaattatcagctggttgtagattctttccAGACcttgggaggggactatcgaggggctggacccccatagtccccaatAGCAGTTTATTGTCGGCATCCTTAAATATGATGGAATTTGGGAAAAGGTCTCCAGGCAATAATAATTCCAATTCCGGCTGTGCAATAAGCATAAGGTGTGACTACACAGAACTTCCTTTAGAAAGTACATGTTACCATGAGGGTGTGTTCTATAACTAAAAGGCCTAGAATCCAATGTGGCCTCTGATTGATAACATAAAAGTCAGCAGGCCATAAAGTACTTGTGACATGTCCCCTAAGGATGGGTAATGGCctagggagggaagagtctgggataatCATTCTGGGGAATTACGGTGAGGTCTGCCCCCACAGATACCAAACCGTTCACTAGGTCTTTAATAAAATCCATTCTCAGGTTTCTGTTTGAAATGCAGCTATTTGGTTTTATCATCTCCATGGAGGAGCCACCCCTGCATGGCTAACATTACTGGCTCTCATAGTGCTTCTTTGTGAGTACAAGGCCCTCCTGCCCTCTACAATTTCATACACCAAGCATGTAAGTGAATAGTTGGTGGGCTGTACTCTATAaacaccaacttttttttttttttttttaaacagatcctgcctcaagtttatttgtaaaaacagCATGGGGTCctgatcatctgcaaatagtgtgtAGGTGTGTCACACCAGTCcatctgtctcccaggtgcttcAGGAGCCGCTGGTTACCGTTCCGACATGGCCAAGTCCAAGAACCACACCACAGACAAGCAATCTCGAAAATGGCACAGAAATGGTATCAAGAAACCCCGGTCACAAAGATACGAATCTCTTAAGGGGGTGGACCCCAAGTTCCTGAGGAACATGCGCTTTGCCAAGAAGCACAACAAGAAAGGCCTGAAGAAGACGCAGGCCAACAATGCACAGGCAGTGAGTGCGCGTGCAGAGGCCACTAAGGCCCTTGTGAAGCCCAAGGCGGTTAAGCCCAAGATGCCAAAGGGCCCCAGCCGCAAGCTCAGTCGTCTTGCTTTCATCACTCACCCCAAGCTCGGGAAGCAGATTAGAAACTACATGGCCAAGGGTCGTAGGCTCTGCCAGCCAAAGCCCAAGGCTCAAACCAAGGCAGAGGCCTCAGCTCCAGCCCAGGCTCCCAAAGGTGCCCAGGCCCCTGTGAAGGCCCCACACCAACTTTTGAACATATTTGCCCACGATTAGAACTTTAGATTATTTCTATTTAGAAGACACAAAGTGAGGGCTCTTTGGACACTGCTTTTGTTCCCTTCTGTTTCTTGTGTATGTTTTTTCTGCTTGTCCTTTTAAAATGACAACTATAAAACATATCTTCAATTTACTGAGTATTTTATCCATCCTAGCGTGTGTGAAGCATTCTTTTGTGAATAGAGGTATACATAGACTAGACAGACTGAGCTTTGTGGCTTGAAATGTCAGGGAGACACCATCTGAATGATAAACAATGTGTTCCACTTGGTactttgtttctgttcttcttgTCTCTTGTCTCAAATGTGGATTTATTTGCCATGGTTTGTGTTGAACACAACACCGTCTTCTGTTATGGGGAccccaccagagatgaccactcagacgCAGTTAACAgtcaattgaaagtctttattccaacTGTCTGGGACTACATTCAGGTATTTGGGACCCAAGAGTAGCACTGAGTGTTTAGGGTAAGAGGTTTTTTAAaggcaaacaccacacacaccctgctgTCTTCTTACTTGGCAGCTGGCCTGGCAAGTTCTGATCATGCAGGCAGTTTAATAGACACTAAGTTGGCCCGGGGCATCTTGATGTTTGGTGCCTGGAGTAGAACTGGGTGATTTTTCATAGGGATTTACACCAGGGAAATCACATTCCTGTTAAACTTGAAATGAcgtcagcaagaatacaagatggaggggACCTCTGCACCATCTTGCCCTGCCACACTTTGCTAATTTTCTCCTGATGACGAGTTTCTTGGACCCGACTCCTACAACTGTGTTTCCACCTTTTGCTCCCTCTCTTTTTAAATTCTGGGAGAGGGAGGCATCACCTCAATCAGAAAGCTGATTTCTTGATTCCTGAATGGAATATGGAGGTAAAAAATGAAGTTCATGTACTGTAGGTATTAGTAGTCTGACCTTCCCCTTGGGGACCCGCTGGGTGTCCTCCTGATGCCATCCTGCATTCCCTTTAAGAAGGAAATTCCTCCCCCTTTGCTGTCCTCTTTGTTCCTTTCTCCTCCGCCATGAGGCGCGCACACCTctgctttccctcccttctttctttctgcccccctctctccctgtctttctcttcacCTCCCTCTTTCCACgtggatgcagtgcctggggTTTGAGTGACTTCCCGTGAGCCACAGCTTGCCGCAGCGTCTGCATGGCATGCTTTTCTCACGCCTGGGACACCGTGGCTTGGCCAGCCAGGGCCTCCCATGCACCATATCATTACAGTCGATGTACTTTTCTGTCCCGCCAGCCCACtcccaaataagcacacagagacttgttataaGTGCTTGGCCCATAGCTCACTCTTGTTACTAACTAgatctttcaacttaaattaactcatatttcttatctatgctttaccATGTGGTGATACCTTTTTCCAGcactggcatgttcatctcctgcttcctctgtatctgtctagggactcctcccttcttcatctctgcccCTTTCTTTTTGTCCACAAGTCCTGCCTAACTAACCtctacctgcctagctattgaccatttagcctTTACTAAACTAATGAGAGCAGCAAATAGTCAAAGTGTACATAAAGATTTTCCGCAGCAATGTACAATAGTGTAATGATCATTAATTGAGCAAGATGAGTCTCTGGGCTGTTAACATTTTTTGCAGCAAGATACTACTTAGGCAATGCTGAAACTAATAGAAACAATAATGACCTTCCTTTTGTCCTTtaggtttttaaaatgtgtgttggCTTTTTCACTCCACTGCAATGCctcagaggatgaggaagaagttACTTTTTTTGATGGTACAGTTTTAAAAACCATCTGGAATGGCCCCTATTCCTTTATCTGAACCAAGCCCCCCTTTTCTCACACACAGGATTATGATTATTGTGGGGTGTCAACCAGAGAAGACCCCGGGTGAAACTCCTCTTCATTTGCAGAACCCTGAGGAGCTTGAACGTCCTGATAGTGTTTTGCACAGAAAAAGCCTGTTTGTTTACTTGTGAATTATTCCTACTACAACAGGGGATCTGACAGTGGAGAAAAAGACGGGCATTGTGGAAACTGGCTGTGCAGATTCCGGAGCCCTGGCAGGATGTAAAGAGCCCTGCTCCTCTGATCAGCCCGAGACTAGCCTCTGCCTTGCAGGGGATCCCGCAGAGCAGAACAGAGCAGATGGCCCCAAGCCTGCAGGAGGGGCGAAGGTGtctgtggggtgagggtgggggtaggaAGGTGATACGTAGGCTCAGACTCTGACAACTTCACAATGACAAAGATTTAAATTGTTTCCCACCTTCAAGCAGTTTCTGTTTTCACTCCTCCCTTAGCTTCATTCCTGCACATGGGTTTTTACAGCTAAAATCGTGAGGCTTATCTGGTTGATGAGGCACCCCGCCCCACGCTGGCACCATCTAAGTGGAGCAGCCACTGCCGACCCACCACCCAGGGCAGCTCTGCTGACTAGAATGTGGACTTTGCCCACCTCTCAGATTCAAGCACGTTTTCCCTTGTTGTGTGTGCCCTTAACTGCCTTCCCGAGTCAGACCCGCCCTCTGGCTCTGTGACAggggaaaagaacaaaacagccTGAAAGATAATTGCAAGAGGCGAAAACTAAATCTGAGCAGGATCATTTCTTAGGGAGGCTTAAACGGTTACTCTGATCTCTTTACCCTCTTCTCCAATCGCACTCTCGACTCCCTATGGGCTCAGATTCCTTGAACTAAAAAGATGCTTATTTTgtgattttaatgttttgttaATTGTTCTTACATAGTACGTAATACTAGCACACCAAGAAAGAGCAAACACTTTGAGACTGACCGATTTCAGCAGAAAATTAGAGGACAATTAGAGCCGCTGAGGTCGCTCTGCTGGGTCTTAATGTCTTGGGAGGTGATTGCTCCCACTACAGGACGACATTAGTAGCTGTCAccagtgtttttggtcttagccattctgacaggtgtaagatggtgtctcagagtctctttgatttgcatttccctaatgactaaggatgttgaacaattctttaaatgtctttcagccatttcagattcttctgttgagaattctctgtctagctttgtagcccatttttaattggattatttgatattttgatgtctagtttcttgaattctttatatattttggagatcagccctttgtcagatgcggagatggtgaagatcttttcccatgctgtagactgccattttgtcttatttactgtgtcttttgccttacagaagcttctcagtttcaggaggtcccatttattaattgtttctttcagtgtctgtgctactggtgttttatttaggaagtggtctcctgtgccaatgcattctaggctgcttcccactttctccactatcaggttcagtatagctggatttatgttgaggtctttgatctacttggacttgagttttgtgcatggtgataaatatggatctatttgcattcttctacatgtagacatccagttatgccagcaatatttgttgaagatgctttcttttttccattgtacagttttggcttctttgtcaaaattaggtgtttataggtgtgtgtgttaatgtcaggatcttcagtttgattccattggtccacatgtcggtttttatgccagaaccaagttgtttttattactatagctctatagtacagttTGAGGTCAGGgttggtgatgcctccagaagttgctttattgtacaaaaTTGTTTTAgatattctgaatttttttttccacatgaagttgagtattgttcttttgaggtctgtgaagagttatgttgggattttgatggggattgcattgaatctgtagattgcttttggtaagattgccattttttactatgttggtAATatttatccatgagcatgggagatatttccattttctgatagcttcttcaattcctttcttcaaagacttaaagtttttgttatacaggtctttcatttgtttggttagagttaccccaaggtattttatattatttgtggctattgtaaagggtgatgtttctctgatttctttctcagcctatttatcatttgtatataggagagccaCTGACTCTTTTGAGTTAATGTTGTATCCTGCCACAtaactgaaagtgtttatcagctgtaggagttcctggtagaatttttggggtcatttatgtagactatcatgtcatcttcaaatagtgaaagtttgacttcttcctttccaatttgtatctccttgatcttcttttgttgtcttattgctctggctagaacttcaagtactatattgaataaatatggacaGAGTGGACagacttgtcttgttcctgattttagtgggagcactttgagtttctctccatttttaatttaatattggctgttggcttggtgtaaattgcctttattatgtttaggtatattccttgtattcctaatctTTACACAACCTTTATCACGAAgcagtgttggattttgttgaaggaattttcagcatccaatgagatgattgtgttttttctttttctttatgtttgtttatatggtggattacattgacagattttcaaatGTTgcaccatccctgcatctctgggataatgcctacttggtcatggtagatattttttttgatgtgttcttggatttggtttgccagtattttattgagtaattttatatcattattcattagggaaattggtctgtaattctctttctgtgttgcatctttgtgtggtttgggtatcagggtaactgtagcctcataaaaagtgtttggcaatgttccttctgtttctattgtgtggagtaatttgaggagtattggtgttagctcttctttggaattctggtagaattttgtacTGAAACCATCTAGTCTTGGGCTTTTTATGGTtgagagatttttaatgactgcttctatttccttaggggttataggtctatttaaattgcttatctggtcttgatttaattttgttatttggtacctattgagaaaattgtccatttctttgagattttccaattttgtggagtacaggtttttgaagtatgactgaTGAGTCtatggatttcctcagtgtctgtgtcatatctccctttttgtttctgattctgttaatttggaaattctctctctgtctttttgtttagtttggataagggcttgtctatcttgttgattttctcagagaaccaactctttgtttcattgattctttgtattgttcgctttgtttacattttgttgatttcagccctcagtttgaatatttcctggtgtctattcctcctgggtgagtttgtttcttcttgttctagagctttcaggtgtgctgttaaatcatTAGTGTGAATTTTCCCCatattctttatgtaggcacttagtgctgtgaaatttcctcttagcactgctttcacagtgtcctatgagtttgggtatgttgtacattaatTTtagttgaattctaggaagtccttaatttctttcttatttcttccttgacccagtggtgattcagttgagcattattcagtttccatgagtttgcagGCTTTCTGTAATGtatgttgttgaattctaactttaagccatggtgatctgataaaatacagggggttattctttttttttttttttttttttttggtatctgttgagatttgctttgtgaccaagtatgtggtcaattttagagaaggttccatgagatgctgagaagaaggtatattcttttgtgtttgggtagaaCGTTCTGTAGACATCTATTAagagatgtctattaagtccacttgagtcataacatatgttagttcccttatttctctgtgtttttgtcAGTCTGATCGACAGGTAGGGTGGAGGCAGGACCGGGCCAGCTGgtctctccctggggctgagcGGGATGATGAGTGTCGAGCacccctctcccttcctgttcACCGGAGAGAAACACACTGGGCCAGGAGTCTTGTAGAAGCAGGAACTAGCTTTATTGTATCAGGAGTGAACTTATATAGGTTGGGGTGATGgggggatggggtgaggatagcaggccaatgagatgatgccatctgAACAGTTACTAGGCAGAGGCCTATTTTAGGTCAGGTAGTGCTGAGTCACTCATGCAGAAGTCATGTCCCAGGACATGTCACCAAACTTGAGCTAAAACATGTGGGGCCCgacatgttttatttgtattttagttttattCCTGCCTTTGTTCTTATAAAGAATCAGACTGGCAAGAAAGTTAAGAGACTCACAAAAATATATCATCTATTTAAGACATTATTTTACACAGTATATAAGCATTGTTTTATATGATGTTCCAAGCTTTTAGTGCATAATTAGTAATGAATGGACACCAGCTTGTCATCTGAAACTATGGCTGTCTGTGTGTGGGACATCTCTGCTGTCAGGTATATAGCATTCTGTGCTGAAATTCACCGCAGGCATGCATAGTGCCTCTTCCGATCTAGTCAGCTATAGAACACAGTCCCACACATCCCACGAGGCACTGGAAGCTCTGAGAAAATACCATTGTATCGTATCTGAAACTTGACTTTGCCAAATAGCTCTTTATGCATGTTCTTTCTAGGACTCTCATTACAACTAAATACTAATAATGGTCCTACTTATGTTAACATATGATTTAAAGAGTTTTAATATTAATCATGGTACTAAAATGTCTTACATTCCACAGGGTAAAGCTATTATGAAACACCATCAAAAACTTAATTGGCAAATACTAATCATTAAAAAGGGGGCAGTGGATGTCCACTTAATTCTCCATATACTATGCTACATTTAGCTAcactaattttaaatttgtaaaaattatatttatatatactaactttaaaaatttttaaaaatttcacttTAAAGGGTAATGCCTTTTCTGTCTCCCAAAGCATGTTGCCCTAAAAGAGACACAGcctaaagtatatatatatatatatatatatatatatatattaaatgaaaatgtctAGAAACTAATTGATGGAAAGGGCCTGATGTTCCTCTAACAGTGAGATGAGGTTATGCTtatgtctttaaagaaaataaagtcccAGATGACTCTTGATCTGATGCATCTCACCAGGACCTCATCCTGGAGACCACTTGATCAGTGAAACACAGGAAGGCCAATGACAAACCCATCAAGAGGAGATGtcccaagaggaagaggaagaggaagaggaagaggaagactatAACTTGGGGAAATATCAGGTGTTAGTTATTTAAGGGTGCTCTTACTctgcgaggaaatgtcatgaaacacaacagaatccactaacaagagttttattaagataagagaaaaggacagacaagtgctcaggcctgtggaagagacacatgtgtggagaagaagaaggagagagccgggaatatggcaccggcttataaaggctgggacCAGATGGCTTTTGGGGAGCTGGTAGGAtggtgcttgccagcatctggcagttcCTTTTCTGGGTCTTTTCATCTCTCCCATGTTATACCTTAAATGCTATTGCCAGTAcatctgcctgtggagtcagaggGCCATTCTCCAAATGTTTAActttatccctaatgtcagggaagctctgtgagacaaagtgggtcgttaggagctgcctgccctcagggctctccgggtctaagctagtgaactgaagtagagccttggtgagccgctctaAGAAATGAGATGGATTTTCATCCTTATCCTgaattatcatttttagtttttcatagtttactggttttagggcagccttacggagacctgtcaggagacaggtaataaacctatctctgactagacagccaccctgagtgttataatcccagtgtggctctcggtcaggaaccgcctcagctcctggagggtgtgaaaggttatTCTGATGAATTTCGTCTGCATGAGTCCTAGCCTGTTCCCATACCCACCTGcactcctcaggaagtaaattGTTAGAAAATATTATGTATGTATCATGAAAGGTGaaactataagattgagttatatattgaaattgtttaataaaggaagcagaattagaagtataagaatcCAACGTAGTTTCTATCTGAGAGATTTCTgccagagagaatggaacatgaacctTAATCAGTCCATCTACACCAGCCACCTCTtgcaaagggagaacagtggaagggtttggatggctggaatcaggCAATTTAGCAGTTTGAGAAGGGTTGGTGGTGGGGTGAAGGTTGGagccagggcagggcctttggaagtGGCCACTGCCAAGGGAGAAGCAGCTGCTGCTGAAGGAGGATCAGCTTTAGAGCAGAAGAATCTggaagaggagctgaaggaacagtCGCCCTAGGAGCAGGGATAGGAGCCGGAGGTCGGATaggtggaggttcgttagcaggatctagagtcagagatacTGGAGTCAGAGAATCCTCCGGTTTAGGCATAGCtaggagcatatgagcaggagagaaggaatccagaagagatggtttagcacTCAGAAAAAAGAACGCTATGATGTagggcaactctttccatttgcctgcacGCTGACAGAAATTAGATAACTCCTGTAAAATATCAGGATCTAAGGAGCTGCTCGGCagccattttttgttattttctaaagcatatttgggCCATTTCTTGGTACAGAGATGGgtcagcttaggaatctttatgtaaggcattaagctgggaggttttaaagcttcaagaagacagcctaaggaagaggaaagactaatagggttggaagccttgtttcccatgtctgcagcggag includes:
- the LOC131895318 gene encoding large ribosomal subunit protein eL29-like yields the protein MAKSKNHTTDKQSRKWHRNGIKKPRSQRYESLKGVDPKFLRNMRFAKKHNKKGLKKTQANNAQAVSARAEATKALVKPKAVKPKMPKGPSRKLSRLAFITHPKLGKQIRNYMAKGRRLCQPKPKAQTKAEASAPAQAPKGAQAPVKAPHQLLNIFAHD